In Erpetoichthys calabaricus chromosome 2, fErpCal1.3, whole genome shotgun sequence, a genomic segment contains:
- the inaa gene encoding internexin neuronal intermediate filament protein, alpha a has protein sequence MSYGSDFYLSSSYRKIFGESPRYSSTSSRIGTGSSRSSISSSGLRGQSVSRSSASSLGSYKTSGRPAFSPVSSGNLDLSQTVVLNNEFKIIRTNEKEQLQGLNDRFAMFIEKVHSLEQQNKVLETELLALRQRQTEPSRLAEIYQREIRELRAQLEEINGEKSQILIERDSIEEDLQRLKAKYEDEIRAREEADLTLKAYKKDVDDATLVRLDLEKKVESLLDEIGFLRKVHEEEVAELMAMIQAAQVSVEVEMSKPDLTSALKEIRGQYESLAAKNLQSAEEWYKSKFANLSEQAAKSNEAIRASREEINEFRRQLQSRNIEIESLRGTNESLERQIREMEERHNAEIAAFQDTIGQLENELRTTKSEMARHLREYQDLLNVKMALDIEIAAYRKLLEGEETRFSTGVSLNAPGLSPSLTYAYPTRVYSSSSKLSSTVTISKKEKEEEASKVPSKASIQRETFEQGQEEITVSIKKVDKPNPEVANPTSQKS, from the exons ATGAGCTACGGATCGGACTTCTATCTCTCCTCTTCCTACCGGAAGATTTTCGGGGAGTCCCCGAGATACTCCTCTACTTCTTCGCGGATTGGCACCGGTTCGTCTCGCAGTTCCATCTCTTCCAGCGGCCTTAGGGGCCAGTCGGTGTCCAGGAGCAGCGCCTCTTCTCTCGGCTCCTACAAGACGTCAGGACGACCAGCTTTTTCTCCCGTGTCCAGCGGGAATCTTGACCTTAGCCAAACCGTGGTACTCAACAATGAGTTTAAAATCATTCGTACCAACGAGAAAGAGCAGCTCCAGGGGCTCAATGACCGCTTCGCTATGTTCATCGAGAAGGTTCACAGCCTTGAACAGCAAAACAAAGTCCTGGAGACGGAGCTACTGGCCCTCCGGCAGAGGCAGACTGAACCATCCAGGCTCGCTGAAATTTACCAGCGGGAGATCCGAGAGCTGAGGGCTCAACTGGAGGAGATCAATGGAGAGAAATCGCAGATTCTCATCGAAAGGGATAGCATCGAGGAAGACCTGCAAAGGCTCAAGGCGAAGTACGAGGACGAAATCCGAGCACGAGAGGAAGCGGACCTGACTCTGAAAGCTTATAAGAAGGACGTGGACGACGCGACTCTGGTCAGGCTGGACCTGGAGAAGAAAGTGGAATCCCTCCTCGACGAGATCGGGTTCCTGCGCAAAGTCCACGAAGAGGAGGTGGCGGAGCTCATGGCCATGATCCAGGCGGCGCAGGTGTCCGTGGAAGTGGAGATGTCCAAGCCCGACCTCACCTCCGCCTTGAAAGAGATCAGGGGTCAGTACGAATCGCTGGCCGCCAAAAACCTACAATCGGCTGAAGAGTGGTACAAATCGAAATTCGCCAACTTGAGCGAGCAGGCGGCCAAGAGCAACGAGGCGATCCGGGCAAGCAGAGAGGAGATCAACGAGTTCAGGAGGCAGCTGCAGTCCAGGAACATTGAGATCGAGAGTCTCCGAGGGACCAACGAGTCGCTGGAGAGGCAGATCAGGGAGATGGAGGAGAGGCACAATGCCGAGATTGCCGCATTCCAG gataCCATTGGCCAGTTAGAGAACGAGTTGAGGACGACCAAGAGCGAGATGGCCCGCCACTTGAGGGAATACCAGGACCTGCTTAATGTCAAGATGGCTCTGGACATTGAAATTGCCGCTTACAG aaAACTACTAGAAGGAGAGGAGACTCGTTTTAGCACTGGTGTCAGTCTGAATGCTCCTGGTCTTAGCCCTAGCTTGACCTACGCTTATCCAACTCGAGTGTACAGCAGCTCTTCCAAATTATCATCCACTGTCACCATCagcaagaaggagaaagaagaggaGGCCAGTAAGGTGCCCTCAAAGGCATCGATCCAACGGGAGACCTTTGAGCAAGGTCAAGAAGAGATCACCGTGTCCATAAAGAAGGTGGACAAACCTAACCCAGAAGTGGCAAATCCAACCAGCCAAAAATCTTAA